The Bacteroidota bacterium genome includes the window TGTAGACCAGCTCAAGCCGCCCTTGAGATAAACTCTCTTGGTAAAATAATAACTCAGGAGCAATTCTCCACTCATGGCCCTTTGGTAAGTTGTACTGCTATCCATACGAGCCGAAAACCCTGGAACAGTATTATCTCTATTTTTAAAGAAATAATAATCCGGGCCCAACATTGCTTCGATTCTCAATTTGGGTGATTTGGATTTTTCAATTGGCAGTTGTGCTACTGTTGCTAAAAGCATGTTATCGGCCTTCTTTATCTTGTTTGTATCCACAGTTGGAAGGGGCTGAGTAGTATCTGCAACTGATTCATTCGTTTGCATTTGTTTAGTATTCACTGTCGATGCAGAAGTGTTTAATGAAGAATCTACACTTGGAAGTTTTATACTTGTTGCATTCGACAAAGGAGCTGATAAAACGGGTTCTTCAGGTTTAGTGGGGTTAAGTGTAACTGTGGATGATAACAATATTTCAGGAGCACTAACAGTTGACTCAATAATACTTTTAGAATTAGTAGAAGTGACCGGTATTATAGAAGATTGGCTAGTAACCTGATTTTTTGTTGATTTGGCAATGTCATGCATAGGTTCTTTTGCCCCTTCATTCATTGTAACGATTGGCTCATTTACAGAATTTGTGTTTGAAGTGATAGGTTGTTTAAAAGAACTTTCAGTACCTAGTGATGAACTATCGGTGCTGATGGTTTGGGTAGTACTCGTTGCAGGTGAAATGGGTGAAATTTTTGAAGTATTGCAGAAAGGCAAAACCAGGAGTAACATCACCATAACATCTGCTAAAGCAAACCAGGTAAGTTTAGAACGAATTAAATCAAAGCCATTCTCTGGCGCAGGTAATTTAGTTTCAATTCTACTCCATAAATCATCCGGTACTTTTTCCGAGTAGGAATATAATTTACTCCTAATTTTATTTTCCAAATTATCGCTTTCTTCTTTCATGCGAATGTAATTTCACTTTGTTTTAATTTTTCTTGAAGTGCATTTTTAGCCTTCGAAAATTGCGAACGAGAAGTGCCTTCATTAATTTTTAGCAAGTCAGCAATTTCTTTATGGCTATATCCTTCAATAACATATAGATTAAATACAGTTTTATAACCATCAGGTAAACTGTCAATTAATTGCAACAAATCTTTTTCACTTAGGCGATCAATTGCTGAGGCTTCGGTGTTATTTAATTTAACCTCACTAATATCAACCTGATTGTA containing:
- a CDS encoding outer membrane beta-barrel protein codes for the protein MKEESDNLENKIRSKLYSYSEKVPDDLWSRIETKLPAPENGFDLIRSKLTWFALADVMVMLLLVLPFCNTSKISPISPATSTTQTISTDSSSLGTESSFKQPITSNTNSVNEPIVTMNEGAKEPMHDIAKSTKNQVTSQSSIIPVTSTNSKSIIESTVSAPEILLSSTVTLNPTKPEEPVLSAPLSNATSIKLPSVDSSLNTSASTVNTKQMQTNESVADTTQPLPTVDTNKIKKADNMLLATVAQLPIEKSKSPKLRIEAMLGPDYYFFKNRDNTVPGFSARMDSSTTYQRAMSGELLLSYYFTKRVYLKGGLSWSTLSRKYSLVHEQEIKEIYIDSVSNFYSLQDPFNLPLVIKNYDTLITISNTTNQVSSNMQYTLLDIPILAGYDFLLTKVRLGMYTGIRINCLFTKKGTEINPKNYTELDAEMSRTNYKKQLGIGYMIGINAAYEITKNLALTISPYYQTYPTSVFSSEYGLTQNWTKCGIHAGVAYFIKSKK